GTTGCACTGGTACAGTCCTTTAAAGTGATACTACAGAAGAAGGAAAGGCTGCACCACCTGACGTGCTGAGTGGAGCAGTGCAGCAGAAAGCGGCGAGACACACAGAGCCGAGATACTGACGAGGAAGTTCAGCACCATCCCCAGCAGGAGGATGGCGAGCAGGTATCCATGGAAGAGCAGACTGTGCCAGCTGCCCCGACTCAGAACCTGCCAGGGCCTGTCTgggtgcagcagccacaggaggCCCAGCACCCAGCTCTGGTTCACCAACTGGGCGTAGTAGATGTCAAAGATGGACGATTGGGCATCGGGGGAGTGGGGGTGCACGGCTTCGGACACTTTGGCCAGCcaggtcagagagagactgtggaGGATTAAAGCCAGAGGTGCATACAAGTATTCCAGAGGATCAACAACCGAGAGACCTTTGgaaactgcagagagagagagagagagatagagagagagagagagagagagagagagagagagagagagagagagagagagagagagaggattgaTAAGAGGTATTGTTCTGGGGTTAAGATTCATTGAGTTCACCTCGAAACATCCTGTAAATATTTACCTGTGGCTACGAGAGAGGTCCCAGTCAGGATGGAGATCAGAACAGAGATGTGGAGAGAGGGCAGGGATGTCAGCTTCAGGGCAAAACTAAAGCCGACAGTTAGCAGgggcagcagcggcagagtgGTGGGGAAGAGGCCAGAATACGCACTGCTGGCTTGGGCCCACGTAGCCAGCACGGTGTGGATGCTGCTACAGATAGCCGGCACCAACACCCTCTCACCCAGAGACCTGGAGTAACGCTTCAGAGGCACCAGACCCAGGACGTGGAGGAGATTTAAGACTGACAAGGAGATCAGAACCTGGAGAGGATTTCACAATGTCATTAAAGCATTACTGTGCCAACATTTccaaagtatttatttttaatctgagACACTGAAAACCTGATTTATTCCTAAAGGAAATAACGGTTAGCTACATCTTTCATCTTTGACAGAGTTTTACTGTATGTAAAACCATCAATTATTCTTAGACGCAACCTTTTGTAGCAAAAGACAAATTAAGACCTTCTCAAATATAGTAAATGTTTAAAACCTCTTTTTTCAggtgtttacatgtttaaaatgcTCTTTAAAAGCTTTAAAACACTCAGTCATGTCCAGCTGTTCTGTAGCATAAGAAAACAACTGTGGACTGAATTGGATATGAAGGCTGGTCGGGGGTCAACACTGCCTCTCATTAAGAGTCAACTGGGTTTGTCTCTAGCCCCAATGACCCTTTAAGGATTATCAGTGTTTTTGAAGGAGGG
The Platichthys flesus chromosome 12, fPlaFle2.1, whole genome shotgun sequence DNA segment above includes these coding regions:
- the si:ch211-248a14.8 gene encoding uncharacterized protein si:ch211-248a14.8 — encoded protein: MSFSSWSWRRGRCASAARSLSLNHALRPLVPVLCLVVLVIYGLADKLRTFVAGIFIPQYHYPYAVALCFGQVLISLSVLNLLHVLGLVPLKRYSRSLGERVLVPAICSSIHTVLATWAQASSAYSGLFPTTLPLLPLLTVGFSFALKLTSLPSLHISVLISILTGTSLVATVSKGLSVVDPLEYLYAPLALILHSLSLTWLAKVSEAVHPHSPDAQSSIFDIYYAQLVNQSWVLGLLWLLHPDRPWQVLSRGSWHSLLFHGYLLAILLLGMVLNFLVSISALCVSPLSAALLHSARQVVQPFLLL